The following coding sequences lie in one Cydia pomonella isolate Wapato2018A unplaced genomic scaffold, ilCydPomo1 PGA_scaffold_161, whole genome shotgun sequence genomic window:
- the LOC133533371 gene encoding centrosomin-like isoform X1, producing the protein MATLPRTSKHPTGIISPFSTSPRTLQEMSMPAQEVLDNTVASGISMKQYEEQLNGLRKENFHLKLRIYFLEEKLGSGSPPAVQGLLEHNVRLQVEVEELRRQLSDKQELLAVAAEAIDVLEHQGSMSADSIENSMNHGDEVAKEINTQETVKNQAIDDTCASESAGDYLCVTTNNNDMDELIKLRKENSKALQMIKGCMKKIRQQDKEIKKLKLDKEQSHTQHVSDSQIEKYDEILKCKDEHIKDLENKLREQQKTVDNGHNDEDAGNLQQLLTRRLQGLALFLDKLLAHKCVLSEEKKKMAESILEQSLALPVGLQLDETISAEGFTFDDSNMDISQNLRIEDLTMMFGHHGLCSGDDNKLTNRKSLRHLLQNECPSESECWSEPDRNVSLARIGLDTALGARESTSDNNRHRSRRSRISYGSRCEDKTTNEAALIDEIHQLSKQCEELEYEKKDLNSQLEFAKTQIDDLILEKDELKSALASEHSKVDEISKDSENLKCTISSLQIRIKDIEQQLIEAIQIRDKLRSERQELESTFLETERALRRAADDATVQASQAALERARAQHDKMRIEKDLEDARENLAKSSEIISNLEMEVARKVAVEACNRVQEIHVAREVEEEDRPTSPDQGIDSDRLSSLEHNDAVTLSTRSLYEENVSLKQKLARTKATLADTLAQLNAANMRKKSVQRAICREIHKTQGVLRKARDHLESPN; encoded by the exons ATGGCAACATTACCGCGGACATCTAAACATCCAACTGGCATAATTTCGCCTTTCAG cACGAGTCCGAGGACGCTTCAGGAGATGAGTATGCCAGCTCAAGAAGTACTGG ATAACACCGTTGCCAGCGGGATCAGTATGAAGCAGTATGAAGAACAGCTTAATGGATTAAGAAAAGAgaattttcacttaaaattaaGGATATACTTCCTTGAGGAAAAATTAGGAAGCGGTTCACCGCCAGCAGTTCAG GGACTTCTGGAACACAACGTTCGACTGCAGGTGGAAGTAGAGGAACTAAGGAGACAATTAAGTGACAAGCAAGAACTCCTAGCTGTTGCGGCGGAAGCCATCGATGTACTTGAACATCAG ggTTCCATGTCTGCCGACAGTATTGAGAATTCAATGAACCATGGCGACGAAGTGGCAAAGGAAATAAACACCcag GAGACGGTAAAAAACCAGGCAATAGATGACACATGTGCATCAGAATCTGCCGG aGATTATTTATGTGTCACAACAAATAATAACGATATGGATGAGTTAATCAAGCTACGCAAAGAAAACTCTAAAGCTCTCCAGATGATAAAAGGCTGCATGAAGAAAATTCGGCAGCAAgacaaagaaattaaaaaactcaaatta GATAAAGAACAATCTCACACGCAACATGTCAGTGATTctcaaattgaaaaatatgatgaaattttaaaatgcaaAGATGAGCATATCAAGGACCTCGAAAATAAACTCAGGGAACAACAAAAAACAGTCGATAATGGACATAACGACGAAGACGCCGG GAACCTGCAACAGTTGCTCACTCGACGTCTCCAGGGTTTAGCTTTATTTTTGGATAAGCTATTAGCGCATAA GTGTGTATTAAGTGAAGAAAAAAAGAAGATGGCTGAGAGTATTCTAGAACAAAGTCTAGCTCTACCCGTGGGTTTGCAGTTAGACGAAACCATTTCAGCAGAAGGATTTACCTTTGATGACAGCAATATGGATATCTCACAAAATCTTAGAATTGAGGATTTAACAATGATGTTCGGGCATCACGGGCTATGTAGCGGCGATGATAACAAACTCACCAACAGAAAATCTTTACGTCACCTGCTGCAAAACGAATGTCCTTCCGAGTCGGAATGTTGGTCAGAACCAGACAGAAATGTATCTCTTGCACGCATAGGACTAGATACAGCACTAGGAGCCAGAGAATCTACTTCAGATAATAACAGACACAGGTCTCGACGATCCCGCATCTCGTATGGCTCCCGTTGCGAAGACAAAACTACGAATGAAGCAGCGTTGATTGACGAAATACATCAGCTTTCAAAACAGTGCGAGGAACTTGAATACGAGAAAAAAGACTTAAACAGCCAACTCGAATTTGCTAAGACACAGATAGATGATCTAATTTTAGAAAAAGACGAACTAAAATCGGCGCTAGCTTCCGAACACTCCAAAGTTGACGAAATAAGTAAAGATTCGGAAAatttgaaatgtactatttcgtcTCTACAGATAAGGATAAAGGATATCGAGCAACAACTTATAGAAGCCATTCAAATTAGGGATAAGTTACGTTCCGAAAGGCAAGAACTTGAATCTACGTTTTTGGAAACTGAGCGAGCTCTGCGGCGTGCAGCAGATGACGCGACGGTCCAGGCGTCCCAGGCGGCCCTAGAGAGAGCTCGAGCCCAACACGACAAGATGCGCATTGAAAAAGATCTCGAAGATGCTCGTGAGAACTTAGCTAAGTCCTCCGAGATCATTTCCAACCTGGAAATGGAAGTAGCACGCAAGGTGGCTGTAGAAGCGTGTAACAGAGTGCAGGAGATACACGTGGCGCGTGAGGTCGAGGAGGAAGACAGACCCACATCGCCTGATCAGGGCATTGACAGCGACAGACTCTCGAGCCTTGAACATAACGATGCTGTTACTTTGTCTACAC GTTCATTGTATGAAGAAAATGTGTCTTTGAAGCAAAAATTAGCAAGAACTAAAGCCACATTAGCAGATACACTAGCTCAATTGAATGCCGCCAATATGCGGAAGAAAAGTGTTCAGCGGGCTATCTGTCGAGAGATCCACAAAACTCAAGGGGTGCTACGTAAAGCAAGAGACCACTTAGAGAGTCCCAACTGA
- the LOC133533371 gene encoding centrosomin-like isoform X2 — MSDSTVDTPVVTSPRTLQEMSMPAQEVLDNTVASGISMKQYEEQLNGLRKENFHLKLRIYFLEEKLGSGSPPAVQGLLEHNVRLQVEVEELRRQLSDKQELLAVAAEAIDVLEHQGSMSADSIENSMNHGDEVAKEINTQETVKNQAIDDTCASESAGDYLCVTTNNNDMDELIKLRKENSKALQMIKGCMKKIRQQDKEIKKLKLDKEQSHTQHVSDSQIEKYDEILKCKDEHIKDLENKLREQQKTVDNGHNDEDAGNLQQLLTRRLQGLALFLDKLLAHKCVLSEEKKKMAESILEQSLALPVGLQLDETISAEGFTFDDSNMDISQNLRIEDLTMMFGHHGLCSGDDNKLTNRKSLRHLLQNECPSESECWSEPDRNVSLARIGLDTALGARESTSDNNRHRSRRSRISYGSRCEDKTTNEAALIDEIHQLSKQCEELEYEKKDLNSQLEFAKTQIDDLILEKDELKSALASEHSKVDEISKDSENLKCTISSLQIRIKDIEQQLIEAIQIRDKLRSERQELESTFLETERALRRAADDATVQASQAALERARAQHDKMRIEKDLEDARENLAKSSEIISNLEMEVARKVAVEACNRVQEIHVAREVEEEDRPTSPDQGIDSDRLSSLEHNDAVTLSTRSLYEENVSLKQKLARTKATLADTLAQLNAANMRKKSVQRAICREIHKTQGVLRKARDHLESPN; from the exons cACGAGTCCGAGGACGCTTCAGGAGATGAGTATGCCAGCTCAAGAAGTACTGG ATAACACCGTTGCCAGCGGGATCAGTATGAAGCAGTATGAAGAACAGCTTAATGGATTAAGAAAAGAgaattttcacttaaaattaaGGATATACTTCCTTGAGGAAAAATTAGGAAGCGGTTCACCGCCAGCAGTTCAG GGACTTCTGGAACACAACGTTCGACTGCAGGTGGAAGTAGAGGAACTAAGGAGACAATTAAGTGACAAGCAAGAACTCCTAGCTGTTGCGGCGGAAGCCATCGATGTACTTGAACATCAG ggTTCCATGTCTGCCGACAGTATTGAGAATTCAATGAACCATGGCGACGAAGTGGCAAAGGAAATAAACACCcag GAGACGGTAAAAAACCAGGCAATAGATGACACATGTGCATCAGAATCTGCCGG aGATTATTTATGTGTCACAACAAATAATAACGATATGGATGAGTTAATCAAGCTACGCAAAGAAAACTCTAAAGCTCTCCAGATGATAAAAGGCTGCATGAAGAAAATTCGGCAGCAAgacaaagaaattaaaaaactcaaatta GATAAAGAACAATCTCACACGCAACATGTCAGTGATTctcaaattgaaaaatatgatgaaattttaaaatgcaaAGATGAGCATATCAAGGACCTCGAAAATAAACTCAGGGAACAACAAAAAACAGTCGATAATGGACATAACGACGAAGACGCCGG GAACCTGCAACAGTTGCTCACTCGACGTCTCCAGGGTTTAGCTTTATTTTTGGATAAGCTATTAGCGCATAA GTGTGTATTAAGTGAAGAAAAAAAGAAGATGGCTGAGAGTATTCTAGAACAAAGTCTAGCTCTACCCGTGGGTTTGCAGTTAGACGAAACCATTTCAGCAGAAGGATTTACCTTTGATGACAGCAATATGGATATCTCACAAAATCTTAGAATTGAGGATTTAACAATGATGTTCGGGCATCACGGGCTATGTAGCGGCGATGATAACAAACTCACCAACAGAAAATCTTTACGTCACCTGCTGCAAAACGAATGTCCTTCCGAGTCGGAATGTTGGTCAGAACCAGACAGAAATGTATCTCTTGCACGCATAGGACTAGATACAGCACTAGGAGCCAGAGAATCTACTTCAGATAATAACAGACACAGGTCTCGACGATCCCGCATCTCGTATGGCTCCCGTTGCGAAGACAAAACTACGAATGAAGCAGCGTTGATTGACGAAATACATCAGCTTTCAAAACAGTGCGAGGAACTTGAATACGAGAAAAAAGACTTAAACAGCCAACTCGAATTTGCTAAGACACAGATAGATGATCTAATTTTAGAAAAAGACGAACTAAAATCGGCGCTAGCTTCCGAACACTCCAAAGTTGACGAAATAAGTAAAGATTCGGAAAatttgaaatgtactatttcgtcTCTACAGATAAGGATAAAGGATATCGAGCAACAACTTATAGAAGCCATTCAAATTAGGGATAAGTTACGTTCCGAAAGGCAAGAACTTGAATCTACGTTTTTGGAAACTGAGCGAGCTCTGCGGCGTGCAGCAGATGACGCGACGGTCCAGGCGTCCCAGGCGGCCCTAGAGAGAGCTCGAGCCCAACACGACAAGATGCGCATTGAAAAAGATCTCGAAGATGCTCGTGAGAACTTAGCTAAGTCCTCCGAGATCATTTCCAACCTGGAAATGGAAGTAGCACGCAAGGTGGCTGTAGAAGCGTGTAACAGAGTGCAGGAGATACACGTGGCGCGTGAGGTCGAGGAGGAAGACAGACCCACATCGCCTGATCAGGGCATTGACAGCGACAGACTCTCGAGCCTTGAACATAACGATGCTGTTACTTTGTCTACAC GTTCATTGTATGAAGAAAATGTGTCTTTGAAGCAAAAATTAGCAAGAACTAAAGCCACATTAGCAGATACACTAGCTCAATTGAATGCCGCCAATATGCGGAAGAAAAGTGTTCAGCGGGCTATCTGTCGAGAGATCCACAAAACTCAAGGGGTGCTACGTAAAGCAAGAGACCACTTAGAGAGTCCCAACTGA